From one Rhizobium lentis genomic stretch:
- a CDS encoding glycosyl transferase, translated as MLTVVLECQDQESELAQTLSVLVAGAVEGLVSDVIVLDHGSHDGTSRVADAAGCRFHSQWDIKDIVRSARGEWLLFVEPGARPQAGWIDEIAEYMALNKAPARFTASRGYRRPFFQRVARTRPPLELGLLMPKNQALATVKSGMRLADFVRGQKPRKLASELIPSWVTRAR; from the coding sequence ATGTTGACGGTTGTTCTCGAATGCCAGGATCAGGAATCCGAGCTGGCGCAGACTTTATCGGTATTGGTGGCAGGCGCGGTGGAAGGGCTGGTCAGCGATGTGATCGTGCTCGATCACGGCTCGCACGATGGCACCTCGCGGGTCGCCGATGCCGCCGGCTGCCGCTTCCATTCGCAATGGGATATCAAGGACATCGTCCGCTCGGCCCGCGGCGAATGGCTGCTCTTCGTCGAGCCGGGCGCCAGACCCCAGGCCGGCTGGATCGATGAGATCGCCGAATATATGGCGCTGAACAAGGCGCCGGCGCGCTTCACCGCTTCGCGCGGTTACCGGCGCCCGTTCTTTCAGCGCGTCGCTCGCACTCGGCCGCCGCTGGAACTGGGATTGCTGATGCCGAAGAACCAGGCGCTCGCGACCGTCAAGAGTGGCATGCGCCTTGCCGACTTCGTCAGGGGCCAGAAACCGCGCAAACTCGCAAGCGAGCTCATTCCCTCCTGGGTCACTCGCGCCCGCTAA
- the moaB gene encoding molybdenum cofactor biosynthesis protein B: MAGLDEKRPFIAVGIAILTVSDTRTPETDKSGDTLAARIAEAGHRLVDRAIVPDDREKIAARVKAWTEQDEIDVIITTGGTGFTGRDVTPEALEPLFEKRMDGFSAVFHRISYEKIGTATIQSRATAGVANSTFIFALPGSPGACRDAWDGILKGQLDYRSAPCNFVEIMPRLDEHLKRGAKK, from the coding sequence ATGGCAGGTTTGGACGAAAAGCGGCCCTTCATCGCCGTCGGCATCGCGATTCTCACCGTCTCGGATACGCGCACGCCGGAAACCGATAAGTCGGGCGATACGCTGGCGGCGCGGATCGCCGAGGCGGGCCACCGGTTGGTCGACCGGGCGATCGTGCCCGACGACCGGGAGAAAATCGCCGCGCGGGTCAAGGCCTGGACCGAACAGGACGAGATCGACGTCATCATCACGACGGGCGGCACCGGCTTTACCGGACGCGACGTGACGCCCGAAGCGCTCGAACCGTTGTTCGAAAAGCGCATGGACGGCTTTTCCGCCGTCTTCCACCGTATTTCCTATGAGAAGATCGGCACGGCGACGATCCAGTCGCGCGCTACGGCCGGCGTCGCCAATTCCACTTTCATCTTCGCGCTGCCCGGCTCGCCCGGCGCCTGCCGGGACGCCTGGGACGGCATTCTCAAAGGACAACTCGACTACCGCAGCGCGCCGTGCAATTTCGTCGAGATCATGCCGCGCCTGGACGAGCATCTGAAACGCGGCGCGAAGAAGTAA
- a CDS encoding 4-(cytidine 5'-diphospho)-2-C-methyl-D-erythritol kinase produces the protein MPEEGLADAFGVTEEARAKINLALHVTGQRADGYHLLDMLVTFADCGDRLGFLPAQADVFTLSGRFGETLAGDGGTNLVLRARDLLREVVGGLAFPVHIHLEKNLPIASGIGGGSADAAATLRGLMRLWGMSLPVEALASLALKLGADVPMCLESRPLIARGIGEQIEALRDLPAFAMVLANPLKGVSTPEVFRRLKAKDNPALSLAPNLHGRGAWLAAIAAARNDLEPPARDAVPEIAATAAMLLAQGALLARMSGSGATCFGIFADTAAAQQAAAALHEARPDWYFQATETISGGM, from the coding sequence GTGCCTGAGGAGGGCCTGGCCGACGCTTTCGGCGTCACCGAAGAGGCGCGCGCGAAGATCAACCTCGCCCTGCATGTGACGGGCCAGCGGGCAGATGGCTATCATCTGCTCGATATGCTGGTGACCTTCGCCGACTGCGGCGACCGCCTGGGCTTTCTGCCCGCTCAGGCCGACGTCTTCACGCTATCGGGCCGTTTCGGCGAAACTCTTGCCGGTGACGGTGGCACCAATCTGGTGCTCAGGGCGCGCGATCTTCTGCGCGAGGTCGTGGGCGGCCTCGCCTTCCCCGTCCACATCCACCTCGAAAAGAACCTGCCGATCGCCTCCGGCATCGGCGGCGGCTCGGCCGATGCGGCCGCGACCTTACGGGGGCTGATGCGCCTCTGGGGTATGAGCCTGCCGGTGGAGGCGCTTGCCAGCCTCGCGCTCAAGCTCGGTGCCGACGTGCCGATGTGCCTTGAGAGCCGGCCGCTGATTGCCCGTGGTATCGGCGAACAGATCGAGGCCTTACGCGATCTTCCGGCCTTTGCCATGGTGCTCGCCAATCCGCTGAAGGGCGTGTCGACGCCCGAGGTTTTCCGCCGGCTCAAGGCAAAGGACAACCCGGCCCTCAGCCTGGCGCCGAATCTCCATGGGCGCGGCGCCTGGTTGGCGGCGATCGCCGCCGCCCGCAATGACCTCGAGCCGCCGGCGCGCGACGCCGTTCCCGAGATCGCGGCGACCGCGGCGATGCTGCTGGCTCAGGGCGCCCTGCTTGCCCGCATGTCCGGCTCCGGCGCCACCTGCTTCGGTATCTTTGCGGATACGGCCGCCGCACAACAGGCGGCGGCGGCTCTTCACGAGGCGCGGCCCGACTGGTATTTCCAGGCGACGGAAACCATTTCGGGAGGCATGTGA
- a CDS encoding tetratricopeptide repeat protein, whose protein sequence is MRQRFAIRLLTSAALAAVLSLGGVAGVSAEDAAKAGEAGKTDSFDADSVTTFSGAFLAARTADVDHDYEMAIELYKKALQIEPGNPEIRQRLMISLLLNGDIKEGVKYANDLKGDPSVERITTIVRGMDAVRRDDYKTAESILKYKGPNDLDRMMNDLLLAWARVGAGRGKEALAMVEKMKGPDWFRIFQNYNAGAIAVVTGDVKSARQHLNDAVLDKEGGATAPDTFMRAVMALARLEATQGNKQKALDAVSVGDNLLPNYAPLNALRDSIEKGEKQEQQVKTAKEGAAGVLFSVGGALNRDGAEDIVSLYLQTAKALDPNSADTLVLLGGIAEKQNQMDRAIALYKKVPENSPMRRISELQLGLALAQGGKVDEARKHLQALIASDPKDIRSYLAYGSVLSDAKDYEAMAANYDKAVEAIGPIAGRANWSVFFQRGIAYERLKKWDQAEPNFRRALELNPDQPQVLNYLGYSWIDMNRNLEEGLAMIKKAVELRPDDGYIIDSLGWAYFRLKRFDDAVDELERAAQIKAGDATINDHLGDAYWRVGRKLEAVYQWNRALASEPEAAEIPKIKDKVANGLPVDSDDAKAADKKQPDPAPVTPPPVDKKS, encoded by the coding sequence ATGCGGCAGAGATTTGCCATCCGTCTTCTTACGAGCGCAGCGCTGGCGGCTGTCCTTTCGCTCGGCGGTGTCGCCGGCGTGAGTGCCGAGGATGCGGCCAAGGCGGGCGAGGCCGGCAAGACCGACAGTTTCGATGCCGATAGCGTCACCACTTTTTCCGGCGCCTTCCTCGCCGCACGCACGGCCGATGTCGATCACGACTACGAAATGGCGATCGAGCTCTACAAGAAGGCGCTGCAGATCGAGCCAGGCAATCCGGAGATTCGCCAGCGGCTGATGATCTCGCTGCTGCTCAACGGCGATATCAAGGAAGGTGTCAAATATGCCAACGATCTGAAGGGCGATCCCTCAGTCGAACGCATCACCACGATCGTGCGCGGCATGGATGCAGTGCGCCGAGACGATTACAAGACCGCCGAGTCCATTCTGAAGTATAAGGGGCCGAACGATCTCGACCGGATGATGAACGACCTGCTGCTCGCCTGGGCCCGCGTCGGCGCCGGCCGCGGCAAGGAAGCGCTCGCCATGGTCGAGAAGATGAAGGGACCGGACTGGTTCCGCATCTTCCAGAATTACAATGCCGGCGCGATCGCCGTCGTTACCGGCGACGTGAAATCGGCCCGCCAGCATCTGAACGACGCAGTGCTCGACAAGGAAGGGGGCGCGACGGCGCCCGACACCTTCATGCGCGCGGTGATGGCGCTGGCCCGCCTCGAAGCGACGCAGGGCAACAAGCAGAAGGCGCTCGACGCCGTCTCCGTCGGCGACAATCTGCTGCCGAACTACGCGCCGCTGAATGCGCTGCGCGACAGTATCGAAAAGGGTGAGAAGCAGGAGCAGCAGGTCAAGACTGCCAAAGAAGGGGCTGCCGGCGTGCTGTTTTCGGTCGGCGGCGCGCTGAACCGCGACGGCGCCGAGGACATCGTCTCGCTCTACCTGCAGACCGCCAAGGCGCTTGACCCCAACAGTGCCGATACGCTGGTGCTGCTCGGCGGCATCGCCGAAAAGCAGAACCAGATGGACCGCGCCATCGCGCTCTACAAGAAGGTGCCGGAAAATTCACCGATGCGGCGCATTTCCGAACTGCAGCTCGGCCTCGCCCTGGCCCAGGGCGGCAAGGTGGACGAGGCGCGCAAACACCTGCAGGCGCTGATCGCCTCCGACCCGAAGGATATCCGCAGCTACCTCGCCTATGGCAGCGTGCTCTCCGACGCCAAGGATTACGAGGCGATGGCCGCCAATTACGACAAGGCGGTCGAAGCGATCGGCCCGATCGCCGGCCGCGCCAACTGGAGCGTCTTCTTCCAGCGCGGCATTGCCTATGAGCGGCTGAAGAAGTGGGACCAGGCCGAACCGAACTTCCGCAGGGCCCTGGAGCTCAACCCCGACCAGCCGCAGGTGCTGAACTATCTCGGCTATTCCTGGATCGATATGAACCGGAATCTCGAAGAGGGTCTCGCCATGATCAAGAAGGCGGTCGAGCTGCGCCCTGACGACGGTTACATCATCGATTCGCTCGGCTGGGCCTATTTCCGGCTGAAGCGCTTCGATGACGCCGTCGACGAGCTGGAACGGGCGGCACAGATCAAGGCCGGCGACGCAACGATCAACGATCATCTCGGTGATGCCTATTGGCGCGTCGGGCGCAAGCTCGAAGCCGTCTACCAGTGGAACCGGGCCCTCGCCTCAGAGCCTGAAGCGGCCGAAATTCCGAAGATCAAGGACAAGGTCGCCAATGGCCTGCCCGTCGACAGCGACGACGCGAAGGCGGCCGACAAGAAGCAGCCGGATCCGGCGCCCGTCACGCCGCCACCGGTCGACAAGAAATCCTAA
- a CDS encoding polyprenyl synthetase family protein, whose amino-acid sequence MGVVIPLEESKNKLASIKPLVDLTRADMERVNQLILSKAGSDVQMIPEVANHLISSGGKRLRPMLTLAAASLFDYRGENHVKLATSVEFMHTATLLHDDVVDESDLRRGKSTARMIWGNQASVLVGDFLLGQAFRMMVDVGSLDALDVLSSAACVIAEGEVLQLSVAKNMETTEDDYLAVIRAKTAALFAAAAEVGPIVADAGRSGRNALKSYGMNLGLAFQLVDDALDYGGKAADLGKNVGDDFREGKITLPVILAYRRGTAEERAFWRDAIEAGNSSDANLEKALGLITKYGTLSDTIARAIHYGTIARDALAPLPDTVWKSALMEVIDFCVERVN is encoded by the coding sequence TTGGGCGTGGTCATACCGCTTGAAGAAAGCAAAAACAAACTGGCATCCATCAAGCCGCTGGTCGATCTCACCAGGGCTGACATGGAGCGGGTGAACCAGCTTATTCTGTCCAAGGCCGGCTCGGACGTGCAGATGATCCCCGAAGTGGCGAACCATCTGATCTCGTCGGGCGGGAAGCGGTTGCGGCCGATGCTGACGCTGGCCGCCGCCTCGCTGTTCGACTACCGCGGCGAAAATCACGTCAAGCTCGCCACGTCGGTCGAGTTCATGCATACGGCGACGCTGCTGCATGACGACGTCGTCGACGAAAGCGACCTGCGCCGCGGCAAATCGACGGCGCGGATGATCTGGGGCAACCAGGCAAGCGTGCTGGTCGGCGATTTCCTGCTCGGCCAGGCCTTCCGCATGATGGTCGATGTCGGCTCGCTCGACGCGCTCGACGTTCTGTCTTCCGCGGCTTGCGTGATCGCGGAAGGCGAGGTGCTCCAGCTTTCCGTCGCCAAGAACATGGAGACGACGGAGGATGATTATCTCGCCGTCATCCGCGCCAAGACGGCCGCCCTCTTTGCCGCCGCCGCCGAAGTCGGACCGATCGTCGCCGACGCCGGCCGCTCCGGCCGCAACGCGCTGAAATCCTACGGAATGAATCTCGGGCTTGCCTTCCAGCTCGTCGACGACGCGCTCGACTACGGCGGGAAGGCCGCCGATCTCGGCAAGAATGTCGGCGACGATTTCCGCGAAGGCAAGATCACCCTGCCCGTCATCCTCGCCTATCGCCGCGGCACCGCAGAGGAGCGCGCCTTCTGGCGCGATGCGATCGAGGCCGGCAACAGCAGCGACGCCAACCTGGAAAAAGCGCTGGGGCTGATCACCAAATATGGCACGCTCAGCGATACGATCGCTCGGGCGATCCATTACGGCACGATCGCGCGGGATGCCCTGGCGCCGCTTCCCGATACGGTGTGGAAATCTGCCCTGATGGAGGTGATCGACTTCTGCGTCGAGCGCGTCAATTGA
- a CDS encoding DUF2007 domain-containing protein, whose protein sequence is MHELIRANDPVLLSYAESLMKDAGIHCFIADQGMSVLEGSLGMLPRRLLVDEEMADQARRILIDAGLGGELRDRK, encoded by the coding sequence ATGCATGAGCTTATCCGCGCCAACGACCCCGTTCTGCTCTCCTATGCCGAGAGCCTGATGAAGGATGCGGGCATTCACTGCTTCATCGCCGATCAGGGCATGAGCGTGCTGGAAGGCTCGCTCGGCATGCTGCCGCGCCGTCTGCTGGTGGACGAGGAGATGGCCGATCAGGCCCGCCGCATCCTGATCGACGCCGGTCTCGGCGGCGAACTGCGCGACAGAAAGTGA
- a CDS encoding tRNA1(Val) (adenine(37)-N6)-methyltransferase: MTAKPAQTIDAFHRGAFHVVQPRGRGHRSGMDAMLLAALVADDRSIRVADLGAGAGAAGLAVASRLARAEVVLFERSAEMADYARRSLLLPENLHLADRVGVVEADVTLTARARNDAGLIDESFHHVIMNPPFNDAGDRRTPDALKAEAHAMTDGLFESWIRTAGAIMIPGGQLSLIARPQSIAEIIDACGRRFGGIEITAIHPRAGENAVRILVTAIKGSRARLSLRAALIMHEEGSHKFSPLVDDFNNGRAAYARLRSSTASR; encoded by the coding sequence ATGACCGCGAAGCCCGCCCAAACCATCGATGCCTTCCATCGCGGCGCCTTTCACGTGGTGCAGCCCAGGGGCAGGGGCCACCGCTCCGGCATGGACGCGATGCTGCTGGCGGCGCTTGTCGCCGATGACCGTTCGATCAGGGTTGCCGATCTCGGCGCCGGCGCCGGCGCCGCCGGCCTCGCCGTCGCCTCGCGCCTTGCCAGGGCTGAAGTGGTGCTGTTCGAGCGTTCGGCCGAGATGGCCGATTATGCCCGCCGCAGCCTCCTCCTGCCCGAAAACCTCCATCTTGCGGATCGCGTCGGCGTCGTCGAGGCCGATGTGACGCTGACCGCCAGGGCGCGCAACGATGCCGGCCTCATTGATGAGAGCTTTCACCACGTGATCATGAACCCGCCTTTCAACGATGCCGGCGACCGGCGCACGCCGGATGCACTGAAGGCCGAAGCCCACGCGATGACCGATGGCCTGTTCGAAAGCTGGATCCGCACGGCCGGCGCCATCATGATCCCGGGCGGGCAATTGTCGCTGATCGCCAGACCCCAGTCGATCGCCGAGATCATCGATGCCTGCGGCCGGCGTTTCGGCGGCATCGAGATCACTGCCATTCATCCGCGCGCCGGTGAAAATGCCGTGCGCATTCTGGTGACCGCGATCAAGGGCTCGCGGGCGCGGCTGTCGCTGCGCGCGGCCCTCATCATGCATGAAGAGGGGAGCCACAAGTTCTCCCCTCTCGTCGATGATTTCAACAATGGCCGGGCGGCCTATGCGAGGCTTCGATCCTCAACAGCTAGCCGGTGA
- a CDS encoding Nramp family divalent metal transporter, translating into MDALNPNVNNGWRHERGEASLSDVYRTVGTGRPSSMWRRAAAFAGPGYMVAVGYMDPGNWATSLAGGSKFGYALLTVALLSNLMAIVLQSLCARLAIASGRDLAQACRDAFPKWVSVPLWAFAEIAIIATDIAEVIGTAIGLNLLFAIPLELGVLITALDVFLILFLQKLGFRWVEAFIIALLGVIALCFGVQIFLADPQWGAVIKGFFPTTEIVSNPEMLYLALGILGATVMPHNLYLHSGIVQTRAYGHTVPEKKEALTYATIDSTVALCFALLINASILILAAAAFNAHGKTDVVELGEAHSLLSPLLGLAIAPTLFGIALLCCGLNSTVTATLAGQIVMEGFLKIRLKPWVRRLITRAIAIVPAAVVTIWYGNQGTAELLILTQVVLSLQLSFAVFPLVMFTASKAKMGELVAPRWLSGVSYVIAIVIAGLNVKLLLDFVTG; encoded by the coding sequence ATGGACGCCCTCAATCCCAATGTAAACAATGGCTGGCGGCACGAACGTGGAGAGGCGTCACTGTCAGATGTCTACCGCACCGTCGGAACAGGACGGCCCAGCTCGATGTGGCGCCGGGCGGCGGCCTTCGCCGGGCCGGGCTATATGGTCGCCGTCGGCTACATGGATCCCGGCAACTGGGCGACCTCGCTCGCCGGCGGCTCGAAATTCGGTTATGCGCTGCTCACCGTCGCCCTGCTTTCCAACCTGATGGCGATCGTGCTGCAATCGCTCTGCGCGCGGCTGGCGATCGCCTCCGGCCGCGACCTCGCGCAGGCCTGCCGCGACGCCTTCCCCAAATGGGTTTCAGTGCCGCTCTGGGCCTTTGCGGAAATCGCCATCATCGCCACCGACATCGCCGAGGTGATCGGCACGGCAATCGGCCTCAACCTGCTCTTCGCCATTCCGCTGGAGCTCGGCGTTCTCATCACCGCGCTCGACGTCTTCCTGATCCTCTTCCTGCAGAAGCTCGGCTTCCGCTGGGTGGAAGCCTTCATCATCGCGCTTCTCGGCGTCATCGCGCTCTGCTTCGGCGTGCAGATCTTCCTTGCCGATCCGCAATGGGGCGCTGTCATCAAGGGCTTCTTCCCGACGACCGAAATCGTCAGCAATCCGGAGATGCTCTATCTCGCGCTCGGCATCCTCGGCGCGACCGTCATGCCACACAATCTCTATCTTCACTCCGGCATCGTCCAGACCAGGGCCTATGGCCATACGGTTCCCGAGAAGAAGGAGGCGCTGACCTATGCGACGATCGATTCCACCGTCGCGCTCTGCTTCGCGCTGCTGATCAACGCTTCGATCCTGATCCTTGCGGCCGCCGCCTTCAATGCGCACGGCAAGACCGACGTCGTCGAACTCGGCGAGGCGCATTCGTTGCTGTCGCCCCTGCTGGGTCTGGCGATCGCGCCGACGCTGTTCGGCATTGCACTTCTCTGCTGCGGCCTCAATTCGACGGTGACGGCAACGCTTGCCGGCCAGATCGTCATGGAAGGCTTTCTCAAGATCCGGCTGAAACCCTGGGTGCGCCGGCTGATCACCCGCGCCATCGCCATCGTGCCGGCGGCGGTCGTCACCATATGGTACGGCAACCAGGGAACGGCAGAACTTCTGATCCTCACACAGGTGGTGCTCAGCCTGCAGCTTTCCTTCGCCGTCTTCCCGCTCGTGATGTTCACCGCCAGCAAAGCCAAGATGGGCGAATTGGTGGCGCCGCGCTGGCTGAGCGGCGTTTCCTATGTGATCGCGATCGTCATCGCCGGGCTGAACGTCAAGCTGCTGCTCGATTTCGTCACCGGCTAG
- a CDS encoding S49 family peptidase, whose protein sequence is MAGFLRKLLPKRFRKEGVVIPVVRLQGAIISGGGQFRPTLNLANVAPVLEKAFAMKEAPAVAITINSPGGSPVQSRLIFTRIRELAREKQKKVLVFVEDVAASGGYMIALAGDEIIADATSIVGSIGVVSGGFGFPELLKKIGVERRVYTAGENKVILDPFQPEKEKDIEYLKSLQLEIHQVFISMVRERRAGKLMDDATVFSGLFWSGTRGLELGLVDGLGDMRQELKRRYGQKTRLQLVTASRGLFGRRIPGVSPVSLEGAASAVATGLVEAAEERALWSRFGL, encoded by the coding sequence ATGGCCGGATTCTTGAGAAAATTGCTGCCGAAACGGTTCCGCAAGGAAGGCGTCGTAATCCCGGTGGTCAGGTTGCAGGGCGCGATCATCAGCGGCGGCGGCCAGTTCCGCCCCACCCTCAATCTCGCCAATGTCGCCCCCGTCCTGGAAAAGGCCTTCGCCATGAAGGAGGCGCCGGCCGTTGCCATAACAATCAATTCGCCGGGCGGCTCGCCGGTCCAGTCCCGACTGATCTTCACCCGCATCCGCGAGCTCGCCCGCGAAAAGCAGAAGAAGGTGCTGGTCTTCGTCGAGGATGTCGCCGCTTCCGGCGGTTACATGATCGCGCTTGCCGGCGACGAGATCATCGCCGACGCCACCTCGATCGTCGGCTCGATCGGCGTCGTCTCCGGCGGTTTCGGCTTTCCCGAACTCCTGAAGAAGATAGGCGTCGAGCGCCGCGTCTATACGGCCGGCGAGAACAAGGTGATCCTCGATCCGTTCCAGCCAGAAAAGGAAAAGGACATCGAGTACCTCAAAAGCCTGCAGCTCGAAATCCATCAGGTGTTCATATCGATGGTGCGCGAGCGCCGCGCCGGCAAGCTGATGGACGATGCGACGGTCTTTTCCGGACTGTTCTGGAGCGGAACCCGCGGCCTCGAACTCGGCCTCGTCGACGGCCTCGGCGACATGCGCCAGGAATTGAAGCGGCGCTACGGCCAGAAGACCCGGCTTCAACTCGTCACCGCCAGCCGCGGCCTGTTCGGCCGCCGTATTCCGGGCGTATCGCCGGTTTCGCTCGAGGGGGCGGCATCCGCTGTTGCGACAGGGCTTGTCGAAGCGGCGGAAGAGAGAGCATTGTGGAGCCGCTTCGGGCTTTGA
- a CDS encoding IS110 family transposase yields MTDNSMICAGIDVGKSHLDIALHPSRARLRVTYDAAGLKALDAFLQEHDVSRIGFEASGGYEWRLLAHLRAGKRPAARLQPAQLRFFAKSRLKRAKNDRLDAVLIALFTASLEQLPALPDARFDKLAAELTYLEQIEQQIALVKTFAETALSEAIKRRHAREVARLETCRKAHLLRLEKTVRDDCDLSQRLDLLTSIKGIGLRSALCLIIRLPELGNAGRGEIAALAGVAPYDDDSGKYHGRRRIQGGRERLRKSLFMCAFTATRHNPDLASFYTRLRQSGKEHLCAVIAVARKLIVLANTILFRKTEWTPQHRKN; encoded by the coding sequence ATGACCGATAATAGCATGATCTGTGCCGGAATCGATGTCGGCAAAAGCCATCTCGACATTGCCCTTCATCCCAGCCGCGCAAGGCTGAGGGTCACTTATGACGCTGCTGGCCTGAAGGCGCTTGACGCCTTTCTTCAAGAGCATGACGTCAGCCGCATCGGCTTCGAAGCCTCCGGCGGCTATGAATGGCGGTTGCTGGCGCATCTGCGGGCCGGCAAGCGGCCGGCGGCGCGTCTGCAGCCGGCGCAATTGCGCTTCTTCGCCAAGAGCCGGCTCAAGCGAGCCAAGAACGATCGCCTCGATGCCGTGCTGATTGCGCTCTTCACGGCAAGCCTCGAGCAGTTGCCGGCGCTGCCGGACGCACGCTTCGACAAACTGGCCGCCGAACTGACCTATCTGGAACAGATCGAGCAGCAGATCGCCCTGGTCAAGACCTTTGCCGAGACCGCCTTGTCGGAGGCGATCAAGCGCCGTCATGCGCGCGAGGTCGCCCGCCTCGAAACCTGCCGAAAGGCCCATCTGCTGCGGCTCGAAAAGACGGTTCGCGACGATTGTGACCTTTCGCAACGGCTCGATCTGCTGACCTCTATCAAAGGCATCGGGCTGCGCAGCGCCCTGTGCCTGATCATTCGGCTACCCGAGCTCGGAAATGCTGGCCGCGGCGAAATCGCCGCCCTTGCCGGCGTCGCACCCTATGACGACGATAGCGGTAAATATCATGGCAGACGCCGCATCCAGGGTGGTCGCGAACGCCTGCGAAAGAGCCTGTTCATGTGCGCGTTTACGGCAACCCGGCACAATCCGGATCTCGCCTCTTTCTACACGCGCTTGCGTCAGAGCGGAAAGGAGCACCTGTGCGCCGTTATAGCCGTCGCCCGAAAACTCATCGTTCTCGCCAACACAATCCTCTTTCGCAAGACCGAATGGACGCCACAACACCGCAAGAATTAA
- a CDS encoding glycine--tRNA ligase subunit alpha, producing the protein MSALPDHMNPKRSFQALILTLHNYWADKGCAVLQPYDMEVGAGTFHPATTLRALGPKPWKAAYVQPSRRPSDGRYGENPNRLQHYYQYQVILKPNPPNLQELYLGSLAAIGLDPLLHDIRFVEDDWESPTLGAWGLGWECWCDGMEVSQFTYFQQVCGIECAPVAGELTYGLERLAMYVQGVDNVYDLNFNGREGDEKISYGDVFLQAEQEYSRHNFEFANTEMLHRHFVDAEKECRALLDAGAPGDNANQRLHKCVFPAYDQCIKASHVFNLLDARGVISVTERQSYILRVRTLAKACGEAFLLTDAGGVNLPSEAA; encoded by the coding sequence ATGTCAGCTCTCCCCGACCATATGAACCCGAAGCGCTCCTTCCAGGCGCTGATCCTGACCCTGCATAATTACTGGGCGGACAAGGGTTGCGCGGTGCTGCAGCCCTACGACATGGAAGTCGGCGCCGGCACCTTCCATCCGGCCACGACGCTGCGCGCCCTCGGCCCGAAGCCCTGGAAGGCGGCCTACGTCCAGCCGTCGCGGCGCCCGTCCGACGGCCGCTATGGCGAAAACCCGAACCGGCTGCAGCATTATTACCAGTATCAGGTCATCCTGAAGCCGAATCCGCCTAACCTGCAGGAACTCTATCTCGGCTCGCTGGCGGCGATCGGCCTCGATCCGCTGCTCCACGACATCCGTTTCGTCGAGGACGATTGGGAAAGCCCGACGCTCGGCGCCTGGGGCCTCGGCTGGGAATGCTGGTGCGACGGCATGGAAGTCTCGCAGTTCACCTATTTCCAGCAGGTCTGCGGCATCGAATGCGCGCCGGTCGCGGGCGAACTGACCTATGGTCTGGAACGCCTCGCCATGTATGTCCAGGGCGTCGACAATGTCTATGACCTGAACTTCAACGGCCGCGAGGGCGACGAGAAGATCAGCTATGGTGACGTCTTCCTGCAGGCCGAGCAGGAATATTCGCGCCACAATTTCGAATTCGCCAATACCGAGATGCTGCATCGCCATTTCGTCGATGCCGAGAAGGAATGCCGGGCGCTGCTCGATGCCGGCGCCCCTGGCGACAACGCCAACCAGCGCCTGCACAAATGCGTCTTCCCGGCCTATGACCAGTGCATCAAGGCCAGCCACGTCTTCAACCTGCTCGACGCCCGCGGCGTCATCTCGGTCACCGAGCGCCAGAGCTATATCCTGCGGGTGCGCACGCTGGCCAAGGCCTGCGGCGAAGCCTTCCTGCTGACCGACGCCGGCGGCGTCAACCTGCCGAGCGAGGCCGCGTAA